One genomic window of Cellulophaga sp. Hel_I_12 includes the following:
- a CDS encoding RelA/SpoT domain-containing protein, which translates to MAWSVPQNSRREVNRAGLTLMNEDSTEVELNHAFSVINNWRTSHHFPLNTFQIRLRREAKKIDDNCLIGQRIKRLTSIKSKLERIRGLNLAQIQDIGGCRAIVESMESLEKLTNIYTSRFSRGLKHELCTIDDYVFDKPRFTGYRSIHLVYKYASDKSKDYNNLKIEIQLRTFLQHAWATAVETIDSFTNQNLKLGGGEKDWKRFFSLISSVIALREGTPIVPETPNNLEELRTEIIKLEKKLDVIHTLEGFSAALKFTTESGKIKSGFFILQLDPIAKIVNISSFPSGSKGLREASEAYLVIEKENQFNQKNIVLVSSDTLETLKLTYPNYYADTSRFIYILKETINGTQQLSLFA; encoded by the coding sequence ATGGCTTGGAGTGTACCGCAAAATTCTAGAAGAGAAGTAAATAGAGCTGGATTAACTCTAATGAATGAGGATTCTACAGAGGTAGAACTAAATCACGCTTTTAGTGTTATTAATAACTGGAGAACATCTCATCATTTTCCTTTAAATACTTTTCAAATTAGGTTAAGAAGGGAAGCAAAAAAAATAGACGATAACTGCTTGATAGGGCAAAGAATAAAGAGGCTTACTTCGATAAAATCTAAATTAGAGAGAATCAGAGGGCTTAATTTAGCTCAAATACAAGATATAGGTGGTTGTAGGGCAATTGTTGAAAGCATGGAGTCTCTCGAAAAGCTTACAAATATTTATACTAGTAGATTTTCAAGAGGACTTAAACACGAGCTATGCACAATAGATGATTATGTTTTTGATAAACCCAGATTTACTGGGTATAGAAGTATTCATTTAGTTTATAAATATGCTAGTGATAAAAGTAAAGATTATAACAACCTTAAAATTGAAATCCAATTAAGAACCTTTCTTCAGCACGCTTGGGCTACCGCAGTTGAAACAATAGACTCATTCACTAATCAAAACCTAAAACTAGGCGGAGGTGAGAAGGATTGGAAAAGATTTTTTTCTTTAATAAGCTCAGTAATCGCACTAAGAGAAGGCACCCCGATAGTCCCAGAAACGCCGAATAATTTAGAAGAATTAAGAACTGAAATTATAAAGTTGGAAAAAAAATTAGATGTAATACATACTTTAGAGGGTTTTAGTGCAGCGCTAAAATTTACGACTGAATCAGGAAAAATAAAATCAGGTTTTTTTATTCTTCAATTAGACCCAATTGCTAAAATTGTAAACATATCTTCCTTCCCTTCAGGCTCAAAGGGACTAAGAGAAGCGTCTGAAGCTTATCTAGTAATTGAAAAAGAGAATCAGTTTAATCAAAAGAATATTGTTCTAGTTTCATCAGACACTTTGGAGACTTTAAAATTAACTTATCCGAACTATTACGCAGACACTAGTAGATTTATTTATATACTGAAAGAAACAATAAATGGCACTCAACAATTAAGCCTATTTGCTTAA